A section of the Pseudomonas sp. Q1-7 genome encodes:
- a CDS encoding helix-turn-helix transcriptional regulator, with protein sequence MAEYLGNNLKLLCSHYRSIAEVCRKLSINRAQFNKYLSGQSRPTAYNLKRICDFFGVEDFEIAMPPEQFARLLGTRAPDQVAAGRNDPLLELLDPLRAQSGNLARYCGFYFEYSNCMSVPGTVLLSLVRLWEDDGNFLFERQERQERAGGPDSQAEDWVRCRYLGAAFQLQDRLFLMDYESLTLNEMSQTILIPSYKSRITRLNGLKTGVSSGDRRNPACTRVVWEYLGPEINRVAAYRQVKLYRPDDPRIDDDVRQRLDVAPLRNGLFEIE encoded by the coding sequence ATGGCGGAGTATCTCGGCAACAACCTCAAGCTGCTCTGCAGTCATTACCGATCGATCGCGGAGGTGTGCCGCAAGCTGTCGATCAATCGCGCCCAGTTCAACAAGTACCTCAGCGGCCAGAGCCGTCCCACGGCCTACAACCTGAAGCGCATCTGCGACTTCTTCGGCGTCGAGGACTTCGAGATCGCCATGCCGCCGGAGCAGTTCGCCCGCCTGCTCGGGACCCGCGCGCCGGACCAGGTCGCCGCCGGCCGCAACGATCCGCTGCTGGAACTGCTCGACCCGCTACGGGCCCAGTCCGGCAACCTGGCGCGCTATTGCGGCTTCTACTTCGAATACTCCAACTGCATGTCGGTGCCCGGCACCGTCCTGCTGTCCCTGGTGCGCCTGTGGGAGGACGACGGCAACTTCCTCTTCGAGCGCCAGGAACGCCAGGAGCGCGCAGGCGGTCCCGACTCGCAGGCCGAGGACTGGGTGCGCTGCCGCTACCTGGGCGCGGCGTTCCAGTTGCAGGACCGCCTGTTCCTGATGGACTACGAGTCCCTCACCCTCAACGAGATGAGCCAGACCATCCTCATTCCCAGCTACAAGAGCCGCATCACCCGCTTGAACGGCCTGAAGACCGGCGTCTCCAGCGGCGACCGGCGCAACCCGGCCTGCACCCGCGTGGTCTGGGAATACCTGGGCCCGGAGATCAACCGCGTTGCCGCCTATCGCCAGGTGAAGCTCTACCGCCCGGACGACCCGCGTATCGACGACGACGTGCGCCAGCGCCTGGATGTGGCGCCGCTCAGGAATGGGTTGTTCGAGATCGAGTGA
- a CDS encoding alanine/glycine:cation symporter family protein has translation MLDLLNDLLWSKLLIVVLVGLGLFFSISSRFVQFRYFSDMFRIFGQALQRKEGQLSSFQALMLSVAGRVGAGNIAGVAVAIMLGGPGAVFWMWIVALLGMATSYFECSLAQLYKRREADGTYRGGPAFYILHGLGQRWLAVIFSILLLVTFGFGFNAVQSFTVATSLHDTFGLPTWISGVALVGVIGLIVFGGIKRIAAMADVLVPIMAGTYILMALTVIGMNITEVPATLALIVKSAFGLEPAFAGGIGAAILMGVKRGLFSNEAGLGSAPNVAAVAEVNHPSAQGIVQSLSVFIDTLLVCTSTALIILLSGVYQPGSEMAGVVLTQTALAAEVGEWGRIFVSMALLLFVFTTLVYNYYLGENALSFFSTKRSLLQGYRALVMALVLWGSMQDLSTVFGFADVTMGLLALVNLVAIALLFKVGMRLMRDYDAQVKAGVENPVFDAGKFADLDIDHAAWPQKSAAGSAAPLSDSLAQNHR, from the coding sequence ATGCTCGATCTTCTCAATGACCTCCTCTGGAGCAAATTGCTGATCGTGGTCCTCGTCGGACTCGGTCTTTTCTTCTCCATCAGCTCCCGTTTCGTCCAGTTCCGCTACTTCAGCGACATGTTCCGCATCTTCGGCCAGGCGCTGCAGCGCAAGGAAGGCCAGCTCAGCTCGTTCCAGGCCCTGATGCTCTCGGTGGCCGGGCGCGTGGGCGCGGGCAACATCGCCGGCGTGGCCGTGGCCATCATGCTCGGCGGCCCGGGCGCGGTGTTCTGGATGTGGATCGTGGCGCTGCTGGGCATGGCAACCAGTTACTTCGAGTGCTCCCTGGCCCAGCTCTACAAGCGCCGTGAGGCCGATGGCACCTACCGCGGCGGCCCGGCCTTCTACATCCTCCACGGCCTTGGCCAGCGCTGGCTGGCGGTGATCTTCTCGATCCTGCTGCTGGTGACCTTCGGCTTCGGCTTCAACGCCGTGCAGTCCTTCACCGTGGCCACCTCCCTGCACGACACCTTCGGCCTGCCGACCTGGATCAGCGGCGTTGCCCTGGTCGGTGTGATCGGCCTCATCGTGTTCGGCGGCATCAAGCGCATCGCCGCCATGGCCGACGTGCTGGTGCCAATCATGGCGGGGACCTACATCCTGATGGCGCTGACGGTCATCGGCATGAACATCACCGAAGTGCCGGCCACCCTGGCGCTGATCGTGAAGAGTGCCTTCGGCCTGGAACCGGCCTTTGCCGGCGGCATCGGCGCCGCGATCCTGATGGGCGTCAAGCGCGGCCTGTTCTCCAACGAAGCGGGCCTGGGCAGCGCGCCCAACGTGGCCGCCGTCGCCGAGGTGAACCACCCGTCCGCCCAGGGCATCGTGCAGTCCCTCAGTGTGTTCATCGACACCCTGCTGGTGTGCACCAGCACCGCGCTGATCATCCTGCTCTCGGGCGTCTACCAGCCCGGCAGCGAGATGGCTGGCGTGGTCCTGACCCAGACCGCCCTGGCGGCCGAGGTCGGCGAATGGGGCCGCATCTTCGTCAGCATGGCGCTGCTGCTCTTCGTATTCACCACCCTGGTGTACAACTACTACCTGGGTGAGAACGCGCTGAGCTTCTTCAGCACCAAGCGCTCGCTGCTGCAGGGCTACCGCGCGCTGGTGATGGCGCTGGTGCTCTGGGGCTCCATGCAGGACCTGTCCACCGTGTTCGGCTTCGCCGACGTGACCATGGGCCTGCTGGCGCTGGTGAACCTGGTGGCCATCGCCCTGCTGTTCAAGGTGGGCATGCGCCTGATGCGCGACTACGACGCCCAGGTGAAGGCCGGCGTCGAGAACCCGGTGTTCGATGCCGGCAAGTTCGCCGACCTGGACATCGACCACGCCGCCTGGCCGCAGAAGTCCGCCGCCGGCAGCGCAGCGCCGCTGTCCGACAGCCTGGCGCAAAACCACCGCTGA
- a CDS encoding asparaginase, which translates to MNAVKNLFVLYTGGTIGMLQTSEGLAPASGFEARMREQLDDQGLALTWHFQELLPLIDSANMRQANWLAMRDAVVEAVERGHDGVLLLHGTDTLAYSAAALSFLLLGLPVPVVLTGAMLPAGGEGSDAWPNLLGAIRALQKGVAPGVHLFFNGELLHGARASKLRSEAFDAFVALPRRRDGERAATLPAGLDYRTSRQPVNLVVLPLFPGLQAAHVEALLASGVAGLVLECYGSGTGPSDDKALLDALRGAHERGVVLVATSQCPAGHVQAGVYAAGSQLLATGLVPAGGMTREAALGKLFALLGAGLRREEVEQWFAVDLCGELAD; encoded by the coding sequence ATGAATGCTGTGAAGAACCTCTTCGTGCTCTACACCGGCGGCACCATCGGCATGCTGCAGACCTCCGAAGGCCTGGCCCCGGCCAGCGGCTTCGAAGCACGCATGCGCGAGCAGCTGGACGACCAGGGACTGGCATTGACCTGGCATTTCCAGGAACTCCTGCCGCTGATCGACAGCGCCAACATGCGCCAGGCCAATTGGCTGGCCATGCGCGACGCCGTGGTCGAGGCGGTGGAGCGCGGCCACGACGGCGTGCTGCTGCTGCACGGCACCGACACCCTGGCCTACAGCGCGGCGGCTCTTAGTTTCCTGCTGCTCGGCCTGCCGGTGCCGGTGGTGCTGACCGGCGCCATGCTGCCGGCCGGTGGCGAAGGCAGCGATGCCTGGCCGAACCTGCTGGGTGCGATCCGCGCCCTGCAGAAGGGCGTCGCGCCCGGCGTGCACCTGTTTTTCAATGGCGAGCTGCTGCATGGCGCCCGCGCCAGCAAGTTGCGCTCGGAGGCGTTCGACGCCTTCGTCGCGCTGCCGCGCCGGCGCGACGGCGAGCGCGCCGCCACGCTCCCCGCAGGGCTCGATTACCGCACCTCGCGCCAGCCGGTGAACCTCGTCGTGCTGCCACTGTTCCCCGGCCTGCAGGCCGCCCATGTGGAGGCGCTATTGGCCAGCGGCGTGGCGGGCCTGGTGCTGGAGTGCTATGGCAGCGGCACCGGCCCGTCGGACGACAAGGCCCTGCTGGACGCCCTGCGTGGTGCCCACGAACGCGGCGTGGTGCTGGTCGCCACCAGCCAGTGCCCCGCCGGGCATGTCCAGGCGGGCGTCTACGCCGCCGGCAGCCAGTTGCTCGCCACCGGCCTGGTGCCCGCCGGCGGCATGACCCGCGAGGCGGCCCTGGGCAAGCTGTTCGCCCTGCTCGGCGCCGGCCTGCGACGGGAAGAAGTGGAACAGTGGTTCGCCGTGGACCTGTGTGGGGAACTGGCAGACTGA
- a CDS encoding EAL domain-containing protein, translating into MPLHSLRQALPVHRGRAAGQSRPMTGARMSEVRLQPIMDRRERIIGFENLARFVFDAFVGSTEDAIASLSVDDLQRLTRELLLGLRIRCMLDRSYANRLNSSQGDRQAVRHFVNIEKRSLAEPDLVEEIIDSAVDLRSSGVLLVVEVTERPVDSFDGFRSYLQGLMRLKQEGLLVALDDYDIDGPFHWELDLGLCDFVKLDLPALGVPLHEDGAFMADRYAVLGEKLYAFIHRYQVDLVAEKVETEWQHEVVSGLPFKLFQGYRLGRPSRA; encoded by the coding sequence ATGCCGCTTCATTCACTTCGCCAGGCGCTGCCCGTTCACCGAGGCCGCGCCGCTGGCCAGAGTCGTCCGATGACTGGGGCGCGGATGTCCGAGGTCCGGCTGCAGCCGATCATGGACAGGCGCGAACGCATCATCGGATTCGAGAACCTGGCCCGGTTCGTCTTCGATGCGTTCGTCGGTAGCACCGAGGACGCCATCGCCAGCCTGTCGGTGGACGACCTGCAGCGACTCACCCGTGAACTGCTGCTGGGCCTGCGGATTCGCTGCATGCTCGACCGGAGCTACGCCAATCGACTGAACAGTTCGCAGGGCGACCGTCAGGCCGTGCGGCATTTCGTCAATATCGAGAAACGGAGCCTGGCCGAGCCGGACCTGGTCGAGGAGATCATCGACAGTGCGGTTGACCTGCGCAGCTCCGGCGTCCTGCTGGTCGTCGAGGTCACGGAGCGGCCGGTGGATTCGTTCGACGGCTTCAGGTCCTACCTGCAGGGGCTCATGCGCCTGAAACAAGAGGGGCTGCTGGTTGCGCTGGACGACTACGACATCGACGGTCCGTTTCACTGGGAACTCGATCTGGGCCTGTGCGATTTCGTGAAGCTCGACCTTCCGGCGCTCGGCGTCCCCCTGCACGAGGATGGCGCCTTCATGGCCGACCGGTACGCCGTGCTGGGCGAGAAGCTGTACGCGTTCATCCACCGCTACCAGGTGGACCTCGTCGCCGAAAAGGTCGAAACCGAGTGGCAGCACGAGGTCGTCAGCGGCCTCCCGTTCAAGCTGTTCCAGGGCTATCGTCTCGGACGCCCGTCGCGGGCTTGA
- a CDS encoding CBS domain-containing protein has product MKTVAQLLDAKSRQNVHTIDVDAPMLDALRLMARQNIGALPVTRGRSLLGIVSERDYARRGVLQGRSSVATPVREFMTEPVLTVAPQQSIRECMSLMTEHHLRHLPVVENGYLVGLLSIGDLVKEAMSEQDALILHLEQYIRGEVA; this is encoded by the coding sequence ATGAAAACCGTCGCCCAGCTGCTCGATGCCAAGTCACGGCAGAACGTTCATACCATCGATGTCGATGCGCCCATGCTGGACGCGCTGCGGTTGATGGCCCGGCAGAACATCGGCGCACTGCCGGTGACGCGCGGTCGCAGCCTGCTGGGCATCGTCAGCGAGCGTGACTACGCGCGCCGGGGCGTGCTGCAGGGGCGTTCGTCAGTGGCCACACCCGTGCGCGAGTTCATGACTGAACCGGTGCTGACGGTGGCGCCGCAGCAAAGCATCCGCGAGTGCATGTCGCTGATGACCGAGCACCACTTGCGCCACCTGCCGGTGGTGGAAAACGGCTATCTGGTCGGCCTGCTATCCATCGGCGACCTGGTGAAGGAAGCCATGTCCGAACAGGACGCGCTGATCCTGCACCTGGAGCAGTACATCCGTGGCGAAGTGGCCTGA
- the oadA gene encoding sodium-extruding oxaloacetate decarboxylase subunit alpha yields MSKKISITDTILRDAHQSLLATRMRLEDMLPICDKLDKVGYWSLEVWGGATFDACVRFLKEDPWERLRKLKAALPNTRLQMLLRGQNLLGYRHYSDDVVRAFVAKAAVNGIDVFRIFDAMNDVRNLRVSIEAVKAAGKHAQGTICYTTSPVHTIDAFVSQAKTMAAMGVDSIAIKDMAGLLTPYATGDLVKALKDALPLDVVVHSHDTAGVASMCQLKAVENGADRIDTAISSMAWGTSHPGTESMVAALRNTPYDTGLDLELIQEIGMYFHAVRKKYHQFESEFTGVDTRVQVNQVPGGMISNLANQLKEQGALNRMAEVLEEIPRVRADLGFPPLVTPTSQIVGTQAFFNVLAGERYKTITNEVKLYLQGRYGKAPGEINEQLRRQAIGNEEVIDVRPADLIKPELDKLRADIGSLATCEEDVLTFAMFPDIGRKFLEERAAGTLKPEELLPIPSGQGAAPVGGEGVPTEFVVDVHGESYRVDITGVGVKTDGKRHFYLSIDGMPEEVVFEPLNAFIGGAGNKRKSASAPGDVSTTMPGNIVDVLVKEGDQVKAGQAVLITEAMKMETEVQAPIAGTVKAVHVAKGDRVNPGEVLIEIA; encoded by the coding sequence ATGAGCAAGAAAATCTCGATCACCGATACCATCCTGCGCGATGCGCACCAGTCCCTGCTGGCCACCCGCATGCGCCTGGAAGACATGCTGCCGATCTGCGACAAGCTCGACAAAGTCGGCTACTGGTCGCTGGAAGTCTGGGGCGGCGCCACCTTCGACGCCTGCGTCCGCTTTCTCAAGGAAGACCCGTGGGAGCGACTGCGCAAACTGAAAGCCGCGCTGCCCAACACCCGCCTGCAGATGCTCCTGCGCGGCCAGAACCTGCTGGGATACCGCCACTACAGCGACGACGTGGTGCGCGCCTTCGTCGCCAAGGCGGCAGTCAACGGCATCGACGTGTTCCGTATCTTCGACGCGATGAACGACGTGCGTAACCTGCGCGTCTCCATCGAAGCGGTGAAGGCCGCCGGCAAGCACGCCCAGGGCACCATCTGCTACACCACCAGCCCGGTGCACACCATCGACGCCTTCGTCAGCCAGGCCAAGACCATGGCCGCCATGGGCGTGGACTCCATCGCCATCAAGGACATGGCCGGCCTGCTGACGCCCTACGCCACCGGCGACCTGGTGAAAGCGCTGAAGGACGCCCTGCCGCTGGATGTGGTGGTGCATTCCCACGACACCGCCGGCGTGGCCAGCATGTGCCAGCTGAAGGCCGTGGAGAACGGCGCCGACCGCATCGACACCGCCATCTCCAGCATGGCCTGGGGCACCAGCCACCCGGGCACTGAATCCATGGTCGCGGCCCTGCGCAACACCCCCTACGACACAGGCCTGGACCTGGAGCTGATCCAGGAAATCGGCATGTACTTCCATGCCGTGCGCAAGAAGTACCATCAGTTCGAGAGCGAGTTCACCGGCGTCGATACCCGCGTACAGGTCAACCAGGTACCGGGCGGCATGATCTCCAACCTGGCCAACCAGTTGAAGGAGCAGGGCGCTCTCAACCGCATGGCGGAAGTGCTGGAAGAAATCCCGCGCGTGCGCGCCGACCTCGGCTTCCCGCCCCTGGTGACCCCGACTTCGCAGATCGTCGGCACCCAGGCGTTCTTCAACGTGCTGGCCGGCGAGCGCTACAAGACCATCACCAACGAAGTGAAGCTCTACCTGCAGGGCCGCTACGGCAAGGCGCCGGGCGAGATCAACGAGCAGTTGCGCCGCCAGGCCATCGGCAACGAAGAAGTCATCGACGTGCGTCCGGCCGACCTGATCAAGCCTGAGCTGGACAAGCTGCGCGCCGACATCGGCAGCCTGGCCACCTGCGAGGAGGACGTGCTGACCTTCGCCATGTTCCCGGACATCGGCCGCAAGTTCCTCGAGGAGCGCGCCGCCGGCACCCTCAAGCCCGAAGAGCTGCTGCCAATCCCCAGCGGCCAGGGCGCAGCCCCGGTCGGCGGCGAAGGCGTGCCCACGGAGTTCGTGGTGGACGTGCACGGCGAGAGCTACCGCGTCGACATCACCGGTGTGGGCGTCAAGACCGACGGCAAGCGTCACTTCTACCTGTCCATCGACGGCATGCCGGAAGAGGTGGTGTTCGAGCCGCTCAACGCGTTCATCGGCGGTGCCGGCAACAAGCGCAAGAGCGCCAGCGCGCCGGGCGATGTCAGCACCACCATGCCGGGCAACATCGTCGACGTGCTGGTGAAGGAAGGCGACCAGGTGAAAGCCGGACAGGCCGTGTTGATCACCGAAGCGATGAAGATGGAAACCGAGGTGCAGGCGCCCATCGCCGGTACCGTCAAGGCCGTCCATGTCGCCAAGGGCGATCGCGTGAACCCGGGCGAGGTGCTGATCGAGATCGCCTGA
- a CDS encoding acetyl-CoA carboxylase biotin carboxylase subunit: protein MIKKILIANRGEIAVRIVRACAEMGIRSVAIYSDADRHALHVKRADEAHSIGADPLAGYLNPRKLVNLAVETGCDALHPGYGFLSENAELADICAERGIKFIGPSADVIRRMGDKTEARRSMIKAGVPVTPGTEGNVADLAEALREGDRIGYPVMLKATSGGGGRGIRRCNSREELEQAYPRVISEATKAFGSAEVFLEKCIVNPKHIEAQILADSFGNTVHLFERDCSIQRRNQKLIEIAPSPQLTPEQRAYIGDLAVRAAKAVGYENAGTVEFLLAEGEVYFMEMNTRVQVEHTITEEITGIDVVREQIRIASGLELSVKQDDIIHRGFALQFRINAEDPKNNFLPSFGKITRYYAPGGPGVRTDTAIYTGYTIPPYYDSMCLKLIVWALTWEEALDRGLRALDDMRVQGVRTTAPYYQEILRNPEFRSAEFNTSFVESHPELTQYSIKRNPSHLAIAIATAIAAHAGL from the coding sequence GTGATCAAGAAAATCCTGATCGCCAACCGTGGCGAGATCGCTGTCCGCATCGTGCGCGCTTGCGCCGAGATGGGCATCCGCTCGGTGGCCATCTACTCCGATGCCGACCGGCACGCCCTGCACGTCAAGCGTGCGGACGAAGCCCACAGCATCGGTGCCGACCCCCTGGCCGGCTACCTGAACCCGCGCAAACTGGTGAACCTGGCGGTCGAGACCGGCTGCGACGCCCTGCACCCGGGCTACGGTTTCCTTTCCGAAAACGCCGAGCTGGCGGACATCTGCGCCGAACGCGGAATCAAATTCATCGGCCCCTCCGCCGACGTGATCCGCCGCATGGGCGACAAGACCGAAGCCCGCCGCAGCATGATCAAGGCCGGCGTGCCGGTCACCCCCGGTACCGAAGGCAACGTCGCCGACCTCGCCGAGGCCCTGCGCGAAGGCGACCGCATCGGTTACCCGGTGATGCTCAAGGCCACCTCCGGCGGCGGCGGTCGTGGCATCCGTCGCTGCAACAGCCGCGAAGAACTGGAACAGGCGTACCCGCGGGTGATTTCCGAGGCGACCAAGGCCTTCGGTTCGGCGGAAGTCTTCCTCGAGAAGTGCATCGTCAACCCCAAGCACATCGAGGCGCAGATCCTCGCCGACTCCTTCGGCAACACCGTGCACCTGTTCGAGCGCGACTGCTCCATCCAGCGCCGCAACCAGAAGCTCATCGAGATCGCCCCCAGCCCGCAGCTCACCCCCGAGCAGCGTGCCTATATCGGTGACCTCGCCGTGCGCGCGGCCAAGGCCGTGGGCTACGAGAACGCCGGCACCGTGGAGTTCCTGCTCGCCGAGGGCGAGGTGTACTTCATGGAGATGAACACCCGGGTGCAGGTGGAGCACACCATCACCGAGGAAATCACCGGCATCGACGTGGTTCGCGAGCAGATCCGCATCGCCTCGGGCCTGGAGCTGTCGGTCAAGCAGGACGACATCATCCACCGCGGCTTCGCCCTGCAGTTCCGCATCAACGCCGAAGACCCGAAGAACAACTTCCTGCCGTCCTTCGGCAAGATCACCCGCTACTACGCCCCCGGCGGCCCCGGTGTGCGCACCGACACCGCGATCTACACCGGCTACACCATTCCGCCGTACTACGACTCCATGTGCCTGAAGCTGATCGTCTGGGCACTGACCTGGGAAGAAGCCCTGGACCGTGGCCTGCGCGCCCTCGACGACATGCGCGTGCAAGGTGTGCGGACCACCGCGCCCTACTATCAGGAAATCCTGCGCAATCCCGAGTTCCGCAGTGCCGAGTTCAACACCAGTTTTGTCGAGAGCCATCCGGAGCTGACCCAGTACTCCATCAAGCGCAACCCGTCGCACCTGGCCATCGCCATCGCCACCGCCATCGCCGCCCACGCCGGCCTGTAG
- a CDS encoding LysR family transcriptional regulator — protein sequence MRMTLRQLQVFRAVFESRSYSRAAEEMALTQPAVSLQIRQLEELVGQPLFEYVGKKLYVTDAAEALMRASSDIFQRLASLDMQLSDLQGSLQGQLNLAVESSAKYFVPHLFAAFREQHPDVSLHLVVTNRAQVIKRLSDNRDDLVIMSLVPQDMALEFLPFLNNPIVAVAPPSHPLCNAAKLALKDLEPYTLLVREAGSGTRKACEEYFQQKRAHFAQTMEVASPDAQKECVVADLGIALIPRHAVSLELATGLLRELPVEELPLYRSWCAVHAKGKRLSPVAQAFLGFIREERAQISALSHRFSGALPLTTTGS from the coding sequence CTGCGCATGACCCTGCGCCAGCTCCAGGTGTTCCGGGCCGTGTTCGAAAGCCGTTCCTACAGCCGCGCAGCCGAGGAGATGGCGCTGACCCAGCCGGCCGTCAGCCTGCAGATCCGCCAGCTCGAGGAACTGGTGGGCCAGCCCCTGTTCGAGTACGTCGGCAAGAAGCTCTACGTGACCGATGCCGCCGAGGCGCTGATGCGTGCCAGCAGCGACATCTTCCAGCGCCTGGCCAGTCTCGACATGCAGCTCTCGGACCTCCAGGGCTCACTGCAGGGCCAGCTCAACCTGGCGGTGGAGTCCAGCGCCAAGTACTTCGTCCCGCACCTGTTCGCGGCCTTCCGCGAGCAGCACCCGGATGTGAGCCTGCACCTGGTGGTGACCAACCGCGCCCAGGTGATCAAGCGCCTCTCGGACAACCGCGACGACCTGGTGATCATGTCCCTGGTCCCGCAGGACATGGCCCTGGAATTCCTGCCGTTCCTGAACAACCCGATCGTCGCCGTAGCGCCGCCCAGTCACCCGCTGTGCAACGCCGCGAAACTGGCTTTGAAGGACCTGGAACCCTACACCCTGCTGGTGCGCGAAGCCGGCTCGGGCACCCGCAAGGCCTGCGAGGAATACTTCCAGCAGAAGCGCGCGCACTTTGCCCAGACCATGGAGGTGGCGTCGCCGGATGCGCAGAAGGAATGCGTGGTGGCGGACCTCGGCATCGCCCTGATCCCCCGCCATGCGGTGAGCCTGGAACTGGCGACGGGGTTGTTGCGCGAACTGCCGGTGGAGGAGTTGCCGCTGTACCGCAGTTGGTGCGCGGTGCACGCCAAGGGCAAGCGGCTGTCGCCGGTCGCCCAGGCGTTTCTAGGCTTTATCCGCGAAGAACGCGCACAGATCAGTGCACTTTCCCACCGTTTCTCCGGCGCGCTGCCTTTGACGACAACAGGTAGTTAG
- a CDS encoding PA3496 family putative envelope integrity protein: MQRFHDDTAHLDSKTRRKLEDQRRMQFRRAIEDHAEQRRLQMECSDYPYPELIAANYLLSSKAARRRNGGKVH, from the coding sequence ATGCAGCGCTTTCACGATGATACCGCCCATCTGGACAGCAAGACCCGGCGCAAACTGGAGGATCAGCGGCGCATGCAGTTCCGCCGCGCCATCGAAGACCACGCCGAGCAACGCCGCCTGCAGATGGAGTGTTCGGACTATCCCTATCCGGAATTGATCGCCGCTAACTACCTGTTGTCGTCAAAGGCAGCGCGCCGGAGAAACGGTGGGAAAGTGCACTGA
- a CDS encoding thioredoxin family protein: MSNAVEFFQRFPIQRVRASILDDVLASERQRLVLLYLWQDDCPLCDVAKHDLLRTQDRCQWPQVRWLHDEVEEDPALALRFGLHGVPTFIALYRGRPLGRITSWPGSGPFIEAIERLLVRQGLAQS; encoded by the coding sequence ATGAGCAATGCCGTCGAGTTTTTCCAACGCTTTCCGATCCAACGGGTGCGCGCCAGCATCCTCGACGACGTACTGGCCAGCGAACGCCAGCGTCTGGTGCTGCTCTACCTCTGGCAGGACGACTGCCCCCTGTGCGATGTGGCCAAGCACGACCTGCTGCGCACCCAGGACCGCTGCCAGTGGCCGCAGGTGCGCTGGCTGCACGACGAGGTGGAAGAAGACCCGGCGCTGGCGCTGCGCTTCGGCCTCCACGGGGTTCCCACCTTCATCGCCCTCTACCGCGGCAGGCCGCTGGGGCGAATCACCAGTTGGCCGGGCAGCGGGCCCTTCATTGAGGCGATCGAACGGCTACTGGTCAGGCAGGGACTGGCGCAGAGCTGA
- the hexR gene encoding transcriptional regulator HexR, translating into MNLLQHIAQSRHLLRKSELKVADHVLLDPAAVMHSSMADLAQGVGVSEPTIVRFCRAIGCGGFQDLKLKLAQSLAAGASFGQFAIHEDDSVADFSLKIFDTTLHTLMEVREKLDPHALQQAIGACAQAQRVEFYGFGASGAVAADAQHKFFRLLLTAAAYSDPHMQAMSAVTLKPSDVAICISQSGRSKDLLITANLVREAGATLITLCPSQTPLADLATVNLAIDVQEDTEIYTPLTSRIAHLVVIDVLAMGVAMARGPSLVNHLKSVKRSLRSLRLSPKSVKSAED; encoded by the coding sequence GTGAACCTGCTGCAACATATCGCCCAGTCGCGTCATCTGCTACGCAAGTCGGAACTGAAAGTCGCCGACCACGTTCTGCTCGATCCCGCTGCGGTCATGCACAGCTCCATGGCCGACCTGGCCCAGGGCGTCGGGGTCAGCGAGCCGACCATCGTGCGCTTCTGCCGCGCCATCGGCTGCGGCGGCTTCCAGGACCTCAAGCTGAAACTGGCGCAGAGCCTGGCCGCCGGCGCCAGCTTCGGCCAGTTCGCGATCCACGAGGACGACTCGGTGGCGGACTTCAGCCTGAAGATCTTCGACACCACCCTGCACACCCTGATGGAAGTCCGCGAGAAGCTCGATCCGCACGCCCTGCAGCAAGCCATCGGCGCCTGCGCCCAGGCCCAGCGCGTGGAGTTCTACGGCTTCGGCGCCTCCGGCGCGGTGGCGGCCGACGCCCAGCACAAGTTCTTCCGCCTGCTGCTCACCGCTGCGGCCTATTCCGACCCGCACATGCAGGCGATGTCGGCGGTGACCCTGAAGCCCTCGGACGTGGCCATCTGCATTTCCCAGTCGGGCCGTTCCAAGGACCTGCTGATCACCGCCAACCTGGTGCGCGAGGCCGGTGCCACCCTGATCACCCTGTGTCCGAGCCAGACCCCGCTGGCCGATCTCGCCACGGTGAACCTCGCCATCGACGTGCAGGAAGACACCGAGATCTATACCCCGCTGACCTCGCGCATCGCCCACCTGGTGGTGATCGACGTACTGGCCATGGGCGTGGCCATGGCGCGCGGTCCGAGCCTGGTGAACCACCTCAAGAGCGTGAAGCGCAGCTTGCGCAGCCTGCGTCTGTCGCCCAAGTCGGTGAAAAGCGCCGAGGACTGA